From Leifsonia sp. fls2-241-R2A-40a, one genomic window encodes:
- the menD gene encoding 2-succinyl-5-enolpyruvyl-6-hydroxy-3-cyclohexene-1-carboxylic-acid synthase has protein sequence MGDGPHPGDVTTMAAAATAATGNPATDFSVALLSAFVRNGVRDLVVSPGSRSQALALAAAELERSGSARLHVRIDERSGGFLALGLARETKAPAVVITTSGTATANLHPAVLEAHEAGIPLIVVTGDRPEELRGIRSNQTTQQDGLYASAVRWSDDVDAPTGAPSEGERAVALAEAAVRAAVGADSADPGPVHLNVAFREPLSVAVPELPEQPTGVLPSVAGPEALGRTVVDIDGGRRTVVVAGADAGPRAEEFAREGGFPLIAEVSSGSHFGPNLVVSYRDLLRDEVFGGAVERAVVFGHPTLSREVPLLLTREGIELIVVAPTGGQAYNPGHRARIVGGVRAGSDIDVRSPEVRGWVGRWVFASRRLAEQAEREADPAAVAPDVEKARSFEPADALAFASAELAAIRAPITRALLAEAVWRYTWPHDRLVLGASRLIRDVDRIVPGKKITVHANRGLAGIDGTIATATGIALASQAAARAAETPSGVTRVLLGDLALLHDVGSLLVGAGEAVPHLQVIVGNDGGGTIFDGLEVAGTAPAQAFDRVLYTPQSVDFAALASAYGWPHRVARTKGELDQALSAPPAGVSILEIPLTR, from the coding sequence ATGGGTGACGGCCCGCATCCGGGCGACGTCACGACCATGGCGGCTGCCGCGACCGCGGCCACCGGTAATCCTGCGACCGACTTCTCGGTCGCACTGCTGAGCGCTTTCGTGCGAAACGGCGTCCGCGACCTCGTCGTGAGCCCCGGATCGCGATCGCAGGCCCTCGCGCTCGCGGCCGCGGAACTGGAGCGGTCGGGCTCGGCCCGCCTCCACGTCAGGATCGATGAGCGCTCGGGCGGGTTCCTCGCGCTCGGTCTCGCTCGCGAGACGAAGGCGCCTGCCGTCGTCATCACCACCAGCGGGACCGCGACAGCGAACCTGCACCCGGCAGTCCTCGAAGCGCACGAGGCCGGCATCCCGCTCATCGTCGTCACCGGCGACCGCCCGGAGGAACTGCGGGGCATCCGCTCCAACCAGACCACGCAGCAGGACGGCCTGTACGCGTCCGCGGTCCGCTGGTCGGACGACGTGGATGCTCCGACCGGCGCCCCGTCAGAAGGCGAGCGCGCAGTGGCGCTCGCGGAGGCGGCCGTCCGCGCCGCCGTCGGAGCGGACAGCGCGGATCCGGGTCCGGTGCACCTGAACGTCGCCTTCCGCGAGCCGCTGTCGGTGGCCGTCCCCGAGCTGCCCGAGCAGCCGACCGGCGTCCTGCCGTCCGTCGCCGGGCCCGAGGCGCTCGGCCGTACGGTCGTCGACATCGACGGCGGGCGGCGAACCGTCGTGGTGGCGGGAGCCGACGCCGGCCCCCGCGCAGAAGAATTCGCCCGGGAGGGCGGCTTCCCGCTGATCGCCGAAGTGTCGAGCGGTTCGCACTTCGGGCCCAACCTGGTCGTCTCCTACCGTGACTTGCTGCGCGACGAGGTGTTCGGCGGAGCGGTCGAACGTGCCGTCGTGTTCGGTCATCCGACGCTGAGCCGCGAAGTGCCTCTCCTATTGACCCGCGAGGGCATCGAGTTGATCGTCGTCGCGCCCACGGGGGGCCAGGCGTACAACCCGGGCCACCGCGCCCGGATCGTCGGAGGTGTCCGTGCCGGGTCCGACATCGATGTCCGGTCACCCGAGGTCCGGGGCTGGGTCGGGCGGTGGGTGTTCGCGAGCAGGCGTCTCGCCGAGCAAGCCGAGCGGGAGGCCGATCCGGCAGCCGTCGCGCCCGATGTCGAGAAGGCCCGTTCCTTCGAGCCGGCCGATGCCCTGGCCTTCGCGTCGGCCGAGCTGGCGGCGATCCGCGCGCCCATCACCCGCGCCCTGCTGGCGGAAGCCGTGTGGCGGTACACCTGGCCGCACGATCGGCTGGTGCTCGGCGCATCCCGGTTGATCCGGGATGTCGACCGCATCGTGCCCGGCAAGAAGATCACCGTGCACGCCAATCGCGGACTCGCGGGGATCGACGGGACGATCGCCACGGCGACCGGGATCGCGCTCGCCAGCCAGGCTGCTGCGCGGGCGGCTGAGACTCCGAGCGGCGTCACCCGTGTGCTCCTCGGAGACCTCGCCCTCCTGCACGACGTCGGCTCCCTGCTCGTCGGGGCAGGAGAGGCCGTTCCCCACCTTCAGGTGATCGTCGGAAACGACGGCGGCGGGACGATCTTCGACGGCCTCGAGGTCGCAGGAACGGCTCCCGCGCAGGCCTTCGATCGCGTCCTCTACACACCCCAGTCCGTGGATTTCGCCGCGCTCGCGAGCGCCTACGGCTGGCCCCACCGCGTCGCGCGCACCAAGGGTGAGCTCGACCAGGCCCTGTCCGCTCCGCCGGCGGGCGTCAGCATCCTGGAGATCCCTCTCACCCGCTGA
- a CDS encoding PLD nuclease N-terminal domain-containing protein has product MVRLWIALGVAAVVFYIYSVADCALFDRSRVRGLPKPVWLLVIILFPVIGGILWFLIGRGRRKALARRVSAPDDDPEFLGKLRMDHDQEERIRQLEKELAELDENGPDNNDQTGRRDG; this is encoded by the coding sequence ATGGTTCGCCTCTGGATAGCCCTCGGCGTTGCAGCCGTGGTGTTCTACATCTATTCGGTGGCAGACTGCGCCTTGTTCGATCGCTCTCGAGTGCGCGGCCTTCCCAAGCCCGTGTGGCTGCTCGTCATCATCCTGTTCCCCGTCATCGGCGGCATCCTGTGGTTCCTGATAGGCCGCGGCCGGCGGAAGGCTCTCGCACGTCGCGTGTCCGCGCCGGACGACGACCCCGAGTTCCTCGGAAAGCTCCGGATGGACCACGACCAGGAGGAGCGCATCCGGCAGCTCGAGAAAGAGCTCGCCGAGCTGGACGAGAACGGTCCCGACAACAACGATCAGACCGGCCGCCGGGATGGGTGA
- a CDS encoding DUF4229 domain-containing protein codes for MKRIPSWITYTVLRLLVFAVPLAILLLVGVVWWLAVIAAALIGLCLSYIFLSRPRNAVSSELYAVRHREKPLRSEDDDVEDAAVDARDERSGPETSRRSESGEGSAA; via the coding sequence GTGAAGCGGATTCCCTCTTGGATCACCTACACCGTGCTGCGCCTCCTGGTGTTCGCGGTGCCGCTCGCGATCCTGCTGCTGGTGGGCGTGGTCTGGTGGCTGGCTGTCATCGCTGCCGCGCTGATCGGCCTGTGCCTCTCGTACATCTTCTTGAGCCGTCCGCGAAACGCGGTCTCGTCGGAGCTTTATGCGGTTCGCCACCGCGAGAAGCCCTTGCGTTCGGAGGATGACGACGTGGAGGATGCCGCGGTCGACGCGCGCGACGAGCGCTCCGGGCCCGAGACGTCTCGTCGCTCCGAGTCGGGCGAGGGTTCAGCGGCCTGA
- a CDS encoding 1,4-dihydroxy-2-naphthoate polyprenyltransferase, with protein sequence MSQNKPRMQRMAPPTARGPRGGRSGRPGAAAANVKPATTADWIAGARLRTLPLAIAPVLIGVGAAKIAEGPGVWHPVRSLLCLAVAVLLQIGVNYANDYSDGVRGTDEFRVGPGRLTGSGKAAPRKVLTVALTFFALAAIAGVILVILTQHWWVLLIGAAAIAAAWFYTGGKRPYGYYGLGEVFVFVFFGLVATAGTTFMLAGTVNQESWYGGVIAGLIACAVLMVNNIRDIVPDKQARKRTLAVLLGNVASRIVFCVLLLVPFLILAVLAVFYPFAWFGMFALLAALPACVITLFGRTPRELVTALQLTSITGLLVGIALGAAYAF encoded by the coding sequence ATGAGTCAGAACAAGCCACGCATGCAGCGGATGGCGCCGCCCACCGCCCGCGGACCGCGCGGCGGGCGCAGCGGACGCCCGGGAGCGGCCGCCGCCAACGTCAAGCCGGCGACCACGGCCGACTGGATCGCGGGTGCGCGACTCCGGACGCTGCCTCTGGCGATCGCGCCGGTGCTCATCGGTGTCGGGGCGGCGAAGATCGCGGAGGGGCCTGGAGTCTGGCATCCCGTCCGGTCGCTGCTGTGTCTGGCGGTCGCCGTGCTCCTGCAGATCGGCGTCAACTATGCCAACGACTACTCCGACGGCGTCCGGGGGACGGATGAGTTCCGTGTCGGACCGGGCCGCCTCACGGGCTCGGGCAAGGCGGCGCCGCGCAAGGTACTCACGGTCGCGCTGACGTTTTTCGCCCTGGCGGCGATCGCGGGCGTGATCCTGGTGATCCTGACTCAGCACTGGTGGGTGCTGCTGATCGGGGCGGCGGCCATCGCTGCGGCGTGGTTCTACACCGGCGGCAAGCGTCCCTACGGGTACTACGGGCTGGGCGAGGTGTTCGTCTTCGTGTTCTTCGGCCTCGTCGCGACCGCCGGCACCACGTTCATGCTCGCCGGAACCGTCAACCAGGAGTCGTGGTACGGCGGGGTGATCGCCGGCCTCATCGCCTGCGCCGTGCTCATGGTCAACAACATCCGCGACATCGTGCCCGACAAGCAGGCGCGCAAGCGGACGCTCGCGGTTCTGCTCGGCAACGTCGCATCCCGCATCGTGTTCTGCGTGCTGCTGCTCGTGCCGTTCCTCATCCTCGCGGTGCTCGCGGTGTTCTACCCGTTCGCCTGGTTCGGGATGTTCGCGCTGCTCGCCGCACTGCCCGCCTGCGTGATCACGCTCTTCGGGCGCACTCCGCGCGAACTGGTGACGGCGCTGCAGCTGACCAGCATCACCGGTCTGCTCGTCGGAATCGCGCTCGGCGCCGCCTACGCGTTCTGA
- a CDS encoding AMP-binding protein — protein MSRAVRVIDASQPEDVFAALRESLGGGGDAVVPRSASEMRSAVVPRSASASAPGQRVGGLSWPADDERVAQNVALIIETSGSTGVPKRVALSADALLASAAASAGALGGQGQWLLALPVHYVAGAQVLVRSLAAETEPILYGAGHFDPERFADAAGELSHDLRYTSLVPVQLGRLVEAIEGGSRRVAGALRSFDGILVGGQALNPGLRERAERVGARIVSTYGSSETAGGCVYDGLPIGTTVVREIGGQLEISGPVLAEGYVGDPERSASAFAEHDGVRWYRTGDLGSVDDEGRVSVAGRADNVIISGGEKVLLDAVERVVRELPGLGEAVVVAVPDAEWGQVPVVVSEGSKGTELEAVRRALAERLGRAAAPARIVEVDRMPRLASGKPDRVVISALAAERGA, from the coding sequence ATGAGTCGAGCCGTTCGGGTGATCGACGCCTCGCAGCCGGAGGACGTCTTCGCCGCTCTCCGTGAGTCGCTCGGCGGTGGGGGAGACGCCGTGGTGCCGCGGAGCGCGAGCGAGATGCGGAGCGCCGTGGTGCCGCGGAGTGCGAGCGCGAGCGCACCGGGCCAGCGGGTCGGCGGCCTGTCGTGGCCGGCGGACGACGAGCGCGTCGCGCAGAATGTGGCGCTCATCATCGAGACGTCGGGATCCACAGGGGTGCCGAAGAGGGTGGCGCTCTCCGCGGATGCGCTGCTGGCGAGCGCGGCCGCCTCGGCCGGGGCGCTCGGCGGACAGGGGCAGTGGCTGCTCGCACTTCCCGTTCACTACGTCGCCGGAGCTCAGGTGCTGGTGCGGTCACTCGCGGCCGAGACGGAGCCGATCCTCTACGGTGCGGGCCACTTCGACCCGGAGCGGTTCGCGGATGCTGCCGGGGAGTTGAGCCATGACCTGCGGTACACGTCTCTCGTTCCCGTGCAGCTGGGGAGGCTCGTGGAGGCGATCGAAGGCGGCTCGCGACGGGTGGCCGGCGCCCTTCGGAGTTTCGACGGGATCCTCGTCGGCGGCCAGGCTCTCAATCCCGGACTCCGGGAGCGGGCGGAACGGGTGGGGGCGCGGATCGTGAGTACGTACGGCTCCAGCGAGACCGCTGGAGGGTGCGTCTACGACGGGCTTCCGATCGGGACCACCGTGGTGCGGGAGATCGGTGGACAGCTCGAGATCTCCGGGCCGGTTCTTGCAGAAGGGTACGTCGGCGATCCCGAGCGGTCGGCGTCCGCGTTCGCTGAGCACGACGGCGTTCGCTGGTATCGCACGGGTGACCTCGGAAGCGTGGACGACGAGGGCCGCGTATCCGTCGCGGGCCGTGCGGACAACGTGATCATCTCGGGCGGGGAGAAGGTGCTGCTGGACGCCGTCGAGCGGGTCGTCCGAGAACTCCCGGGGCTCGGGGAGGCGGTCGTGGTGGCGGTGCCAGACGCCGAGTGGGGACAGGTGCCGGTGGTGGTCTCGGAGGGGAGCAAGGGAACGGAGCTCGAGGCCGTTCGGAGGGCGCTCGCGGAGCGCCTGGGGCGAGCTGCCGCGCCCGCCCGCATCGTCGAGGTGGACCGGATGCCACGGCTGGCGAGCGGAAAACCGGACCGGGTCGTCATTTCGGCGCTCGCCGCGGAACGAGGGGCATAG
- a CDS encoding 1,4-dihydroxy-2-naphthoyl-CoA synthase — MQADVSELFDPDVWREVHGYEDLTDITYHHDISGRIARVAFDRPEVRNAFRPHTVDELYSALEDARTNPRIGVVLLTGNGPSPKDGGWAFCSGGDQRIRGRDGYKYAEGETATSIDKARGGRLHILEVQRLIRFMPKVVIAVVPGWAAGGGHSLHVVCDLTIASAEHGRFKQTDADVGSFDAGYGSAYFAQHVGQKFGREVFFLAREYSAQRAQEMGAVNAVVPHADLEKVALEWANEILTKSPTAIRMLKYAFNAVDDGLVGLQLFAGEATRLAYGTDEAVEGRDAFLQKREPDWSPFPWQY, encoded by the coding sequence ATGCAAGCGGACGTCTCAGAACTCTTCGATCCCGACGTATGGCGTGAAGTTCACGGCTACGAGGACCTCACCGATATCACCTATCACCACGACATCAGTGGGCGCATCGCACGCGTCGCCTTCGACCGTCCCGAGGTGAGGAACGCGTTCCGGCCGCACACCGTCGACGAGCTCTACTCGGCGCTCGAAGACGCACGGACGAATCCGCGGATCGGCGTCGTGCTGCTCACCGGCAACGGACCGAGCCCGAAGGATGGCGGGTGGGCGTTCTGCTCGGGCGGCGATCAGCGGATCCGCGGGAGGGACGGCTACAAGTATGCCGAGGGGGAGACGGCGACGAGCATCGACAAGGCGCGGGGAGGACGGCTGCATATCCTCGAGGTGCAGCGCCTGATCCGGTTCATGCCCAAAGTGGTGATCGCGGTGGTTCCCGGCTGGGCCGCCGGCGGCGGCCACTCGCTCCACGTGGTGTGCGACCTCACGATCGCGAGCGCCGAGCACGGTCGGTTCAAGCAGACGGACGCCGACGTCGGCTCGTTCGACGCGGGCTACGGGTCCGCCTATTTCGCACAGCACGTCGGGCAGAAGTTCGGTCGCGAGGTGTTCTTCCTTGCGCGGGAGTACTCGGCTCAGCGTGCTCAAGAGATGGGAGCCGTCAACGCGGTCGTCCCGCATGCCGACCTGGAGAAGGTCGCCCTCGAGTGGGCGAACGAGATCCTGACGAAGTCGCCGACCGCGATCCGGATGCTGAAGTACGCCTTCAACGCGGTCGACGACGGACTCGTCGGGCTGCAGCTGTTCGCGGGCGAGGCCACGCGGCTGGCCTACGGGACGGATGAAGCGGTGGAGGGACGGGACGCCTTCCTGCAGAAGCGCGAGCCCGACTGGTCGCCGTTCCCCTGGCAGTACTGA
- a CDS encoding o-succinylbenzoate synthase — MVPELADLLATSRVVSLPMTARFRGITVREAVLFEGPQGWTEFSPFVEYDDEEASAWLRAAVDFGWRPTPEPLRQRIPVNATVPAVPAADVARILARYPDVRTAKVKVAEPGQTLSDDVARVRAVREALGPEGRIRIDANALWNLDEAEHAIHALAPFDLEYVEQPCATIDELAELRRRVKYMDIPIAADESVRKAADPLEVARAGAADLLIVKAQPLGGIHSALRIVAAAGLPAVVSSAIDTSVGIAMGAYLAAALPDVDFDCGLGTVAMFVDDVADEPLVPVDGSIPVVRPTVSSSRLDALSADQGRTEWWRDRIRRCHRILEHSAAL; from the coding sequence ATGGTGCCGGAACTCGCCGACCTGTTGGCAACTTCGCGTGTGGTCTCCCTGCCGATGACCGCGCGCTTCCGCGGGATCACGGTGCGTGAGGCGGTGCTGTTCGAGGGGCCACAGGGCTGGACGGAGTTCTCCCCCTTCGTCGAGTACGACGATGAGGAGGCGTCCGCGTGGCTTCGCGCGGCCGTCGACTTCGGCTGGCGACCGACTCCCGAGCCGCTGCGGCAGCGCATTCCGGTCAATGCGACCGTTCCCGCGGTGCCGGCCGCCGATGTCGCGCGGATACTCGCCCGCTATCCCGACGTTCGGACCGCCAAGGTGAAGGTGGCAGAGCCCGGCCAGACGCTCTCCGACGACGTTGCTCGTGTCCGTGCTGTGCGTGAAGCACTCGGTCCCGAAGGACGCATCCGCATCGACGCGAACGCGCTGTGGAATCTGGACGAGGCCGAGCACGCCATCCATGCCCTCGCCCCGTTCGATCTGGAGTACGTCGAACAGCCGTGCGCGACCATCGACGAGCTGGCCGAGCTCCGCCGTCGGGTCAAGTACATGGACATCCCGATCGCCGCGGACGAGAGCGTCCGCAAGGCGGCCGATCCGCTCGAAGTCGCGCGTGCCGGGGCGGCCGACCTGCTGATCGTCAAAGCGCAGCCGCTCGGCGGCATCCACTCCGCACTGCGCATCGTCGCCGCTGCCGGCCTGCCGGCGGTGGTGTCGAGCGCCATCGACACTTCGGTGGGCATCGCGATGGGCGCCTACCTGGCCGCAGCGCTGCCCGACGTGGACTTCGACTGCGGACTCGGCACGGTGGCGATGTTCGTCGATGACGTCGCGGATGAGCCACTGGTCCCGGTCGACGGCAGCATCCCCGTCGTCCGTCCGACCGTGTCGTCGAGCCGATTGGATGCGCTGAGCGCTGACCAGGGCCGCACCGAGTGGTGGCGGGACCGCATCAGGCGATGCCACCGCATCCTGGAGCACTCCGCCGCGCTCTGA
- a CDS encoding HAD-IIA family hydrolase — protein sequence MALFRRSSEGKAPLDGVDLVLADLDGVVYKGADAIPYAVDSLNGVAETIRVGYITNNASRTDAAVAQHLTELGLNVRPTDVVTSPQAAVRLLADHVPAGSNILVVGGDGLVDEVQKGGFSVTRSADDEPAAVIQGFSPDIGWTELAEAAFALQGRSDDERPWIATNTDWTIPVARGIAPGNGTLVSAVHTAVGRLPLVAGKPERAIFDEAVNRFQAKKPLFIGDRLDTDILGANRAEIDSVLVLTGIDGGKQLLSADANSRPTYILNDLRGLTESYPQARTARDGSVSVREATVAIDGNEVRIVSEGPDRLDLLRAACAAIWNSGRAIYGLEVPESLYA from the coding sequence ATGGCACTGTTTCGACGGAGCAGTGAGGGCAAGGCTCCGCTCGACGGAGTCGACCTCGTCCTCGCCGACCTCGACGGTGTCGTCTACAAGGGCGCCGACGCCATCCCGTATGCAGTGGACAGCCTGAATGGTGTCGCCGAAACCATCCGGGTCGGTTACATCACCAACAACGCGTCCCGAACGGATGCTGCGGTGGCCCAGCATCTCACGGAGCTGGGCCTGAACGTTCGCCCGACCGACGTGGTCACATCGCCCCAGGCCGCTGTTCGCCTGCTCGCGGATCATGTGCCCGCGGGATCGAACATCCTGGTCGTCGGCGGGGACGGCCTGGTGGACGAGGTCCAGAAGGGCGGCTTCTCCGTCACCCGATCCGCAGACGACGAGCCCGCTGCGGTGATCCAGGGCTTCTCGCCCGACATCGGCTGGACGGAACTCGCCGAGGCGGCGTTCGCGCTCCAGGGCCGGTCCGACGACGAACGTCCGTGGATTGCGACCAACACCGACTGGACCATCCCCGTGGCTCGCGGCATCGCTCCCGGGAACGGCACCCTCGTCTCGGCCGTGCACACCGCGGTCGGGCGACTCCCGTTGGTGGCGGGGAAACCCGAGCGCGCGATCTTCGACGAGGCCGTGAATCGCTTCCAGGCGAAGAAGCCCCTCTTCATCGGGGACCGACTGGACACGGACATCCTGGGTGCGAATCGGGCGGAGATCGATTCGGTCCTCGTTCTGACGGGCATCGACGGAGGCAAGCAACTGCTCTCGGCCGACGCGAACTCGCGCCCGACCTACATCCTGAACGACCTTCGAGGTCTGACCGAATCGTATCCGCAGGCGCGGACGGCTCGGGACGGCTCGGTCAGCGTCCGCGAGGCGACCGTGGCCATCGATGGGAACGAGGTGCGGATCGTCTCCGAGGGGCCGGATCGGCTCGACCTCCTTCGGGCCGCGTGCGCCGCCATCTGGAACTCGGGTCGAGCGATTTACGGGCTCGAGGTACCGGAGAGCCTGTACGCCTGA